A part of uncultured Fibrobacter sp. genomic DNA contains:
- a CDS encoding FISUMP domain-containing protein, with product MFSACGESTTTEKIVEVATGGTEIVSSVKDLPKCTKDNQGEQALVKGETSVRVCVDGKWFATVSKSEKDTVFVAGDTVYLEKGDFSCTTKQLKDKSGLKIICNGDSVGVVLNGEKGNKGDKGDSGASCFIAEQTDSTVTIQCGEKSIDLKLGNSAGTGDADTLELDSEKIAVSLDSLSGFSQKGPFLKGSIVYLYELSDGRTLKQTNGNFTSEITSNDGRYTFQSRNLVSQYALLIVDGKFRNETTGENSATAIKLQAYTNMLSRRSANVNLLTHLEKDRVFYLVTQEKKTLRAAKRQAQAEILSQFYFDTTDFKVESEDLDVFGKTDADAALLAVSILLLGGHDEAELSMLLTDISKDLEKDGLWNEEEAAATKVKIADWLFTKNWPAFRENVEKWGLDNGQGVGNFEKFLETFMVGAYGLEPCGAEDDGKRDTINNSLSIQNGVTLYCHDELWYQELPKTYLNPDINYGEMFDPRYRIMYKTVSIGGLTWLAQNVYSEVEGSCCYKNAKVCAGTGRLYTRSAAFKACPEGWIVPGVWGNKSNWSALIDAVGGKSVAGKKLKSKVGWPYSEAAGTDDYGFSAPDSRSMDADGNFCTDCDTYFWGDVYSLDLSNSFLEPYASRADLVLTKNSDKALSVRCVLHEDSNGQ from the coding sequence TTGTTCTCGGCTTGCGGCGAATCCACCACGACCGAAAAAATCGTAGAAGTGGCGACTGGCGGCACCGAGATTGTATCCTCGGTTAAGGATCTCCCCAAATGCACCAAGGACAATCAGGGCGAACAGGCTTTGGTGAAGGGGGAAACCTCGGTTCGCGTGTGTGTCGACGGCAAGTGGTTTGCGACGGTGTCGAAATCCGAAAAAGATACGGTGTTCGTGGCGGGCGATACGGTTTACCTAGAAAAAGGCGATTTCAGCTGCACTACCAAGCAGCTTAAGGACAAAAGCGGCCTCAAGATTATCTGCAACGGCGATAGCGTCGGTGTGGTGTTGAACGGTGAGAAGGGGAACAAGGGTGACAAGGGCGATTCGGGTGCAAGTTGCTTCATTGCCGAACAGACGGATTCCACGGTCACTATCCAGTGTGGGGAAAAATCTATCGATTTGAAATTGGGGAATAGTGCTGGCACAGGCGATGCCGATACCTTGGAACTCGATTCGGAAAAAATCGCTGTTTCGCTAGATTCCCTGTCAGGTTTTTCGCAGAAGGGTCCTTTCCTCAAGGGGTCGATTGTTTACCTTTACGAACTCTCGGACGGGCGCACCCTCAAGCAGACTAATGGAAATTTTACAAGTGAGATTACGAGCAACGATGGTCGCTACACATTCCAGTCGCGTAATCTGGTGAGCCAGTACGCATTGCTGATTGTAGATGGAAAGTTCCGGAACGAGACGACGGGCGAGAATTCGGCTACGGCGATCAAGCTGCAGGCCTACACTAATATGCTTTCGCGTCGGTCCGCGAACGTAAATTTGCTAACGCACCTTGAAAAAGACCGCGTGTTTTACCTGGTGACGCAGGAAAAGAAAACGCTGAGGGCAGCCAAAAGACAGGCCCAGGCTGAAATTTTATCTCAGTTCTATTTTGACACGACGGATTTCAAGGTCGAGTCTGAAGACCTTGATGTGTTTGGAAAGACCGATGCGGATGCCGCCCTTCTTGCCGTTTCAATCCTTTTGCTGGGTGGGCACGATGAAGCGGAACTTTCGATGCTCCTGACCGACATTTCGAAAGACCTGGAAAAAGATGGTCTGTGGAACGAAGAAGAAGCTGCAGCGACCAAGGTGAAAATTGCCGACTGGTTGTTTACAAAGAACTGGCCTGCTTTCCGCGAAAACGTGGAAAAATGGGGACTGGATAATGGCCAGGGTGTTGGAAATTTTGAAAAGTTTTTGGAAACCTTTATGGTGGGAGCCTATGGTTTAGAGCCTTGTGGCGCCGAAGATGACGGTAAAAGGGATACGATCAATAATTCTCTGAGCATACAAAACGGAGTGACTTTGTATTGCCACGATGAATTATGGTATCAGGAACTTCCTAAGACGTATTTGAATCCTGATATTAACTATGGCGAAATGTTCGATCCGCGTTACAGGATAATGTATAAAACGGTCTCTATTGGGGGGCTCACGTGGCTTGCACAAAATGTGTACAGTGAAGTAGAAGGGAGCTGTTGCTACAAGAATGCTAAAGTATGCGCAGGTACAGGACGCCTTTACACTCGCTCTGCCGCCTTTAAAGCTTGCCCTGAGGGTTGGATTGTGCCAGGCGTGTGGGGAAACAAATCTAATTGGAGTGCTCTTATTGACGCTGTCGGTGGAAAATCGGTTGCGGGAAAGAAGCTTAAGTCAAAGGTTGGTTGGCCCTATTCGGAAGCTGCGGGAACGGATGATTATGGATTTTCGGCTCCGGATTCTCGCTCTATGGATGCCGATGGCAATTTTTGTACGGATTGCGACACGTATTTCTGGGGCGATGTTTATAGCTTGGATTTGAGCAATTCTTTTCTAGAGCCTTATGCCAGCCGTGCGGATCTTGTTCTGACGAAGAATTCTGACAAAGCTCTTTCTGTTCGTTGTGTCCTTCATGAAGATAGCAACGGCCAATAA
- the miaA gene encoding tRNA (adenosine(37)-N6)-dimethylallyltransferase MiaA, whose product MPILFALAGATGIGKSELSLRLAESFNAEIIGVDSRQVYRGFCIGTAQPETASLQRVKHHLVDFLDPMETFSAGAFCRLVKELLAENPHKNFIMVGGTGLYLQSLMLGLPKIPAVPEGIRAELENFTQENGAGCLYKMAMEVDPELAAGVEPNNVKRLIRIVEVFKATGRKLSDFQKVREGGIGNMSVFWLQRERDALYRRIDARVDQMLKDGWLEEIRELAKTVPLSAPAWQSLGYRELLQAKNDSEMALVVEEVKKKTRNYAKRQLTWFRGQMECIPVDMEKNPLQKILNCI is encoded by the coding sequence ATGCCTATTCTCTTTGCCTTGGCCGGAGCGACCGGAATCGGAAAATCAGAACTTTCCTTGCGTCTTGCGGAATCATTTAACGCTGAAATTATCGGTGTAGATTCGCGTCAGGTCTACCGGGGCTTTTGCATTGGTACGGCGCAACCCGAAACGGCGAGCCTTCAGCGGGTGAAACATCATCTGGTAGATTTTCTGGATCCGATGGAAACATTTTCGGCTGGGGCGTTCTGTCGCCTCGTCAAGGAACTTTTGGCAGAAAATCCTCACAAGAATTTTATCATGGTCGGGGGAACGGGGCTTTACCTACAGAGCCTGATGCTAGGGCTCCCCAAGATTCCTGCGGTTCCCGAAGGCATCCGCGCCGAATTGGAAAATTTTACCCAAGAAAACGGAGCTGGTTGCTTATATAAAATGGCGATGGAGGTGGATCCGGAACTTGCCGCTGGCGTGGAACCGAATAACGTGAAGCGCCTCATCCGCATTGTCGAGGTTTTCAAGGCGACCGGTCGTAAACTTTCGGATTTCCAGAAAGTGCGCGAAGGGGGAATCGGGAATATGTCGGTATTTTGGCTGCAACGGGAACGAGATGCTTTGTATAGGCGGATTGATGCCCGTGTAGACCAAATGCTGAAAGACGGTTGGCTCGAAGAAATCCGCGAACTGGCGAAAACGGTTCCGCTCTCGGCTCCGGCATGGCAGAGTCTTGGCTATCGGGAGCTTTTGCAGGCGAAAAACGACTCCGAAATGGCTCTAGTTGTCGAGGAAGTCAAAAAAAAGACGCGCAATTATGCCAAAAGGCAACTGACATGGTTCCGAGGGCAAATGGAATGTATCCCTGTGGATATGGAAAAAAATCCGCTTCAAAAAATACTAAATTGCATATAA
- a CDS encoding divergent polysaccharide deacetylase family protein, translated as MKHIVAIIIVLTVLIGGFVYLLPRLAELKSTENKTPDSVKEDSTVVQDTVSSLPFEERMQQALEPLEVSYSKRKKRHIWTMGGGQTIIMYLLQAQRFIEKSGGKILYTEELYNNNEVFQSAKMDLLKNDGDTLKIEFQVSRSEFKPGASILAIGFQTTNLTPELIVGLNKLDYPFDLLVPPFGPGEDFFRDLERIKRKEIVLWITMESTKLNRVHNKLRPLRIHHTEDQIETVIDDAYKVLPNAKGLATRYGEQAVEHRQLLQAILRPTQERNLWFMDISMNKLSIVPQTCQEMGLTCKSASPYNPDNSALSDYSKAKLREAKRNGLSAMILPLNQSTLDKLADLSEKAKQQGTTIVNLSTFMKK; from the coding sequence ATGAAGCACATTGTCGCCATAATCATCGTTCTCACAGTTTTGATCGGGGGATTTGTCTACCTGCTCCCGAGACTTGCCGAATTGAAGTCTACCGAAAACAAGACACCGGATTCCGTGAAGGAAGATTCTACAGTCGTTCAAGATACAGTCAGCAGCCTGCCTTTCGAAGAAAGGATGCAGCAGGCCCTGGAACCGCTTGAAGTCAGTTATTCCAAGCGCAAGAAACGCCATATATGGACCATGGGTGGGGGCCAAACCATCATTATGTACCTTCTCCAGGCACAACGGTTCATCGAGAAATCGGGTGGCAAAATTCTTTATACGGAAGAACTCTACAACAACAATGAAGTCTTCCAGTCGGCCAAAATGGATCTGCTCAAAAATGACGGCGACACCCTGAAAATCGAATTTCAGGTTTCGAGAAGCGAGTTCAAGCCGGGAGCGTCTATTCTTGCCATCGGTTTTCAGACAACGAACCTCACCCCCGAACTGATTGTGGGGCTAAACAAGCTAGACTACCCCTTCGACCTGCTGGTTCCGCCCTTTGGCCCTGGCGAAGACTTTTTCAGGGACCTCGAAAGGATTAAGCGGAAAGAGATCGTTCTGTGGATTACCATGGAATCGACCAAGCTGAACCGTGTTCACAACAAGCTGCGCCCCCTGCGTATTCACCACACAGAAGACCAGATTGAAACCGTCATCGACGACGCCTACAAGGTACTCCCCAACGCCAAGGGGCTCGCCACCCGCTACGGAGAACAGGCCGTGGAGCACCGTCAGCTTTTACAGGCGATCCTAAGACCCACCCAGGAACGCAACCTGTGGTTTATGGATATTTCGATGAACAAGCTTTCCATTGTTCCGCAGACCTGCCAGGAAATGGGATTAACCTGCAAAAGCGCAAGTCCCTACAACCCCGACAACAGCGCCCTGTCCGATTACAGCAAGGCCAAGCTGCGCGAAGCAAAACGAAACGGCCTTTCGGCCATGATTCTCCCTTTGAACCAAAGTACCTTGGATAAACTGGCCGACCTGTCGGAAAAAGCGAAGCAACAGGGCACCACCATCGTAAATTTATCTACCTTTATGAAGAAATGA
- a CDS encoding pyridoxine 5'-phosphate synthase: MTAKLGFNVDHIATIREARKICEPDPIAAAVLAELAGVESITMHLREDKQHIQDRDVQLLRRTVTTRMNLEMCPSQEMVQVAINNQPDTVTLVPEIHTELSTEDGLNVAAKAADLAKPVMTLKNNDISVGVFIDAETEQVKAAKKIGADFVEFNTGKYATSCTLGSSEEVEREISALEDMTVLARKYGLKVKVGRGLNYRNVAPIAAIEGIDEIIIGHSIVSKAVMVGIDRAVRDMLDIIRQ; the protein is encoded by the coding sequence ATGACAGCAAAACTCGGATTTAACGTCGACCATATCGCCACCATTCGCGAAGCCCGCAAAATTTGCGAGCCGGACCCTATTGCTGCGGCAGTACTCGCCGAACTTGCAGGAGTCGAAAGCATCACGATGCATCTGCGCGAAGACAAGCAGCATATTCAAGACCGCGATGTCCAGCTACTCCGCAGAACCGTGACGACCCGTATGAATCTGGAAATGTGTCCGTCACAGGAAATGGTACAGGTCGCCATCAACAACCAGCCCGACACAGTGACCCTTGTTCCCGAAATCCATACGGAGCTTTCGACCGAAGACGGCCTGAATGTTGCCGCCAAGGCCGCAGACCTAGCCAAGCCCGTAATGACGCTCAAGAACAACGACATTTCCGTGGGTGTGTTCATTGACGCCGAAACGGAACAGGTCAAGGCCGCAAAGAAAATCGGTGCAGATTTTGTAGAATTCAACACGGGCAAGTACGCCACCAGCTGCACACTCGGCAGCAGCGAAGAAGTCGAACGCGAAATTTCGGCCCTCGAAGACATGACCGTGCTCGCCCGCAAATACGGACTCAAGGTAAAAGTGGGACGCGGACTCAACTACCGAAACGTAGCCCCCATCGCGGCCATCGAAGGCATCGATGAAATCATCATCGGACACAGCATCGTAAGCAAGGCCGTAATGGTCGGCATCGACCGCGCCGTACGCGACATGCTCGATATTATCCGCCAATAA
- a CDS encoding pseudouridine synthase, translated as MSTVILFNKPFGVLSQFTPESGHAALDTFGFPPGVYAAGRLDHDSEGALLLTDNGKLIKKLLDPKFEHPRTYLAQVDGQITEEAVRKLAKGVDIKGYHTKPCKAEIAEEPDWLWPRNPPVRFRANIPTSWVRLTLIEGKNRQVRHMTAAVGFPTLRLIRVQIGKIPLGDLQPGEWKVVSEKVI; from the coding sequence ATGTCCACGGTCATTCTTTTCAACAAGCCTTTTGGTGTCTTGAGCCAGTTTACGCCGGAGTCGGGCCATGCGGCGCTCGATACCTTCGGCTTTCCGCCGGGAGTTTATGCGGCGGGCCGTCTAGATCATGATAGCGAGGGCGCTCTCTTGTTGACGGACAACGGCAAACTCATCAAGAAACTGCTGGACCCGAAGTTTGAACACCCGCGTACCTATCTCGCTCAAGTCGACGGACAAATCACCGAAGAGGCGGTGCGCAAACTTGCAAAAGGTGTAGATATCAAGGGTTACCATACCAAGCCCTGCAAGGCCGAAATCGCCGAGGAACCCGATTGGCTCTGGCCCCGCAATCCGCCGGTGCGTTTCCGTGCCAACATCCCCACCAGCTGGGTTCGCCTCACGCTCATCGAAGGCAAGAACCGTCAGGTGCGCCACATGACAGCGGCGGTCGGTTTTCCGACGCTTCGCCTTATCCGTGTGCAGATAGGAAAAATTCCCCTGGGCGACTTGCAACCAGGGGAATGGAAAGTTGTTTCAGAAAAGGTAATTTAG
- a CDS encoding NAD-dependent epimerase/dehydratase family protein, whose protein sequence is MKILVTGAAGFIGSKLMFMLAERGDEVVGLDNINDYYDVRLKYGRLREGGIKQPDDNFAYGAMVQSSKYKNCRFVKMGIDDKESLDKLFAEEKFDKVVNLAAQAGVRYSITNPYAYLQSNLVGFLNILEACRHNQVKYLVFASSSSVYGLNSKVPYSEDDKVDNPVSLYAASKKSNELMAHSYSKLYNLPVAGLRYFTVYGPWGRPDMSPMLFARAISKGEPIKVFNNGDMIRDFTYIDDIAEGTIHTLDHMPNAAECPNNVPYKIYNIGCSHPVKLMDFIAEIENAYGEPAQKNFLPMQPGDVYQTNADTTKLETECGYKPHWSLHDGIGEFMKWYKSDKNPLH, encoded by the coding sequence ATGAAAATTTTGGTTACTGGTGCGGCTGGTTTTATCGGCTCAAAGCTCATGTTCATGCTCGCGGAACGCGGCGATGAAGTGGTGGGCCTCGACAACATCAACGACTATTACGATGTACGCCTCAAGTACGGGCGCCTCCGCGAAGGCGGTATCAAGCAGCCCGACGACAACTTCGCCTACGGCGCCATGGTCCAGAGTTCCAAGTACAAGAACTGCCGATTCGTAAAGATGGGCATCGATGACAAGGAGAGTTTGGACAAGCTCTTTGCCGAAGAAAAATTCGACAAGGTGGTAAATCTCGCCGCACAGGCGGGCGTCCGCTATTCCATCACGAACCCGTACGCCTACCTGCAAAGTAACCTGGTCGGATTCCTGAACATTCTGGAAGCCTGCCGCCATAACCAAGTCAAGTATCTCGTATTTGCCTCATCAAGTTCCGTGTACGGCCTGAACAGCAAGGTGCCCTACAGCGAAGACGACAAGGTCGACAATCCGGTGAGCCTGTACGCTGCCAGCAAGAAGAGCAACGAGCTCATGGCGCACAGCTACAGCAAGCTCTACAACCTGCCCGTCGCGGGTCTACGGTATTTTACCGTATACGGGCCGTGGGGACGGCCCGACATGTCGCCCATGCTTTTCGCCCGTGCCATTTCGAAAGGTGAACCGATCAAGGTGTTCAACAACGGCGACATGATCCGCGACTTCACCTACATCGACGATATCGCTGAAGGCACTATCCATACGCTGGACCACATGCCGAATGCCGCCGAATGCCCGAACAACGTGCCCTACAAGATTTACAACATCGGTTGCAGCCACCCCGTAAAGCTCATGGACTTTATCGCCGAAATCGAGAACGCCTACGGCGAGCCTGCACAGAAGAACTTCTTGCCGATGCAGCCCGGCGACGTGTACCAGACCAACGCCGACACGACCAAGCTCGAAACCGAGTGCGGCTACAAGCCCCACTGGAGCCTGCACGACGGCATCGGTGAATTCATGAAGTGGTACAAGAGCGACAAGAACCCGCTACACTAG
- a CDS encoding toxin-antitoxin system YwqK family antitoxin, with translation MKKVFLLCISLCGLCSVALAQKSPAVALDTIREFYADSTLSRLYTVQKGTDIREGLSLSYHPDGKVAIEAPYKNGKLDGVFKSYFANGKLWQTIGYKNGIEEGISTTYFDNGTKKSKEVYRGGILDGLTEEWDDQGKLRRKLPYMRGQLHGVAKVFDDLGGLKEEMTFDKGLREGPYRRYNRGVKVLEAEFQQNRCVKNCDF, from the coding sequence GTGAAAAAGGTTTTTCTGTTGTGTATTTCGCTATGTGGGCTCTGCTCGGTCGCGTTGGCGCAAAAATCGCCAGCGGTGGCGCTTGATACGATAAGAGAATTTTACGCAGACAGTACCCTTTCGCGTCTTTATACGGTTCAGAAGGGAACCGACATTCGTGAAGGTCTTTCCCTGAGCTACCATCCTGATGGAAAGGTGGCTATAGAAGCTCCCTATAAGAACGGCAAGCTCGACGGCGTGTTCAAGAGCTATTTTGCAAACGGGAAACTCTGGCAGACCATCGGCTACAAGAATGGAATCGAAGAGGGTATTTCGACAACCTATTTCGATAACGGAACCAAGAAAAGCAAGGAAGTTTACCGAGGCGGAATCCTGGACGGACTGACCGAAGAATGGGACGACCAGGGAAAGCTCCGTCGCAAGTTGCCGTATATGCGCGGCCAGCTGCATGGGGTCGCCAAGGTTTTCGACGACTTGGGTGGCCTTAAAGAAGAAATGACTTTTGACAAGGGGCTCCGCGAAGGCCCGTACCGCCGTTATAATCGTGGCGTCAAGGTTCTAGAGGCGGAGTTCCAGCAGAATCGTTGCGTCAAGAACTGCGATTTCTAA